A genomic region of Streptomyces diastaticus subsp. diastaticus contains the following coding sequences:
- the rpsO gene encoding 30S ribosomal protein S15: MSLDAATKKQIMTEFATKEGDTGSPEVQVALLSRRISDLTEHLKTHKHDHHSRRGLLILVGQRRRLLQYLAKKDIQRFRALVERLGIRRGAAGAK, translated from the coding sequence GTGTCGCTCGACGCCGCTACGAAGAAGCAGATCATGACCGAGTTCGCCACCAAGGAGGGTGACACCGGCTCCCCCGAGGTCCAGGTCGCCCTGCTGTCGCGCCGGATCTCGGACCTGACCGAGCACCTCAAGACCCACAAGCACGACCACCACTCCCGTCGTGGTCTGCTGATCCTGGTCGGTCAGCGCCGCCGCCTTCTGCAGTACCTGGCCAAGAAGGACATCCAGCGCTTCCGTGCCCTGGTCGAGCGCCTCGGCATCCGCCGCGGTGCCGCGGGCGCCAAGTAA
- a CDS encoding tetratricopeptide repeat protein, producing MRAKITYLVTAAVLIVYFVLVGSRGVLLIRHGTPLTVVFGVAVLVLPVIGVWFLWKNTQFVQRANRLAAELEAEGGLPEDELVRTASGRVDRSSADAVFARRRAETEDHPDDWRCWFRLAVAYHDARDTPRARKAMQRAIALHAGRPVPDQG from the coding sequence ATGCGCGCAAAGATCACCTACCTCGTCACGGCCGCCGTCCTGATCGTCTACTTCGTCCTGGTCGGCAGCCGAGGCGTGCTGCTCATCCGGCACGGCACACCGCTGACCGTCGTCTTCGGCGTGGCCGTGCTGGTGCTGCCGGTGATCGGCGTCTGGTTCCTCTGGAAGAACACCCAGTTCGTCCAGCGGGCCAACCGGCTCGCCGCCGAACTGGAGGCCGAGGGCGGCCTCCCGGAGGACGAACTGGTCCGTACCGCGAGCGGCCGCGTCGACCGTTCCTCCGCCGACGCGGTCTTCGCCCGCCGGCGCGCCGAGACCGAGGACCACCCCGACGACTGGCGCTGCTGGTTCCGGCTGGCCGTCGCCTACCACGACGCCCGGGACACCCCCCGGGCCCGCAAGGCGATGCAGCGCGCCATCGCCCTGCACGCCGGCCGCCCCGTCCCGGACCAAGGCTGA
- a CDS encoding ribonuclease J — translation MSHPHPELGPPPKLPKGGLRVTPLGGLGEIGRNMTVFEYDGRLLIVDCGVLFPEEEQPGIDLILPDFSSIRDRLDDIEGIVLTHGHEDHIGAVPYLLREKPDIPLIGSKLTLALIEAKLQEHRIRPYTLEVAEDHRERIGPFDCQFIAVNHSIPDALAVAVRTPAGMVVHTGDFKMDQLPMDRRLTDLPTFAKLGEEGIDLLLTDSTNAEVPGFVPPERDISNVLRTVFANANKRIIVASFASHVHRIQQILDAAHEYGRRVAFVGRSMVRNMGIARDLGYLKVPPGLVVDVKTLDDLPDDEVVLVCTGSQGEPMAALSRMANRDHQIRIVQGDTVILASSLIPGNENAVYRVINGLTRWGANVIHKGNAKVHVSGHASAGELLYFYNICKPKNLMPVHGEWRHLRANAELGVLTGVPPQNIVIAEDGVVVDLVDGRAKIVGKVQAGYVYVDGLSVGDVTETSLKDRRILGDEGIISVFVVVDSSSGKVTGGPYIQARGSGIDDARFSEVVPRIQEVLEKSAQDGVVEPHQLQQLVRRTLGKWVSDHYRRRPMILPVVVEV, via the coding sequence TTGAGTCATCCGCACCCTGAACTCGGTCCCCCGCCGAAGCTGCCCAAGGGCGGCCTGCGCGTCACACCGCTCGGCGGCCTCGGCGAGATCGGCCGCAACATGACGGTCTTCGAGTACGACGGCCGGCTGCTGATCGTCGACTGCGGTGTCCTCTTCCCCGAGGAGGAGCAGCCGGGCATCGACCTGATCCTGCCCGACTTCTCGTCGATCCGGGACCGCCTCGACGACATCGAGGGCATCGTCCTCACCCACGGCCACGAAGACCACATCGGCGCCGTCCCGTACCTGTTGCGCGAGAAGCCCGACATCCCGCTGATCGGCTCGAAGCTCACGCTCGCGCTGATCGAGGCGAAGCTGCAGGAGCACCGCATCCGGCCGTACACGCTGGAGGTGGCGGAGGACCACCGGGAGCGCATCGGTCCGTTCGACTGCCAGTTCATCGCGGTCAACCACTCCATCCCGGACGCCCTGGCCGTCGCCGTCCGCACCCCCGCGGGCATGGTGGTGCACACCGGCGACTTCAAGATGGACCAGCTGCCGATGGACCGGCGGCTGACCGACCTGCCGACCTTCGCGAAGCTCGGCGAGGAGGGCATCGACCTCCTGCTGACGGACTCCACCAACGCCGAGGTCCCCGGCTTCGTACCGCCCGAGCGGGACATCTCCAACGTCCTGCGCACGGTCTTCGCCAACGCCAACAAGCGGATCATCGTGGCGAGCTTCGCCAGCCACGTGCACCGCATCCAGCAGATCCTGGACGCCGCCCACGAGTACGGCCGCCGCGTGGCCTTCGTCGGGCGCTCCATGGTCCGCAACATGGGCATCGCCCGCGACCTCGGCTACCTGAAGGTGCCGCCGGGTCTCGTCGTCGACGTGAAGACCCTCGACGACCTGCCCGACGACGAGGTCGTGCTGGTCTGCACCGGTTCGCAGGGCGAGCCGATGGCGGCGCTCTCCCGGATGGCCAACCGCGATCACCAGATCCGCATCGTCCAGGGCGACACGGTGATCCTGGCCTCCTCGCTGATCCCGGGCAACGAGAACGCGGTCTACCGCGTGATCAACGGCCTGACCCGCTGGGGCGCCAACGTCATCCACAAGGGCAACGCCAAGGTGCACGTCTCCGGCCACGCCTCCGCAGGCGAGCTGCTGTACTTCTACAACATCTGCAAGCCCAAGAACCTGATGCCGGTCCACGGCGAATGGCGCCACCTGCGCGCCAACGCCGAGCTGGGCGTTCTCACCGGCGTCCCGCCGCAGAACATCGTCATCGCCGAGGACGGTGTCGTCGTCGACCTGGTCGACGGCCGCGCCAAGATCGTCGGCAAGGTCCAGGCCGGTTACGTCTACGTGGACGGCCTCTCGGTCGGCGACGTCACCGAGACCTCGCTCAAGGACCGCCGCATCCTCGGTGACGAGGGCATCATCTCGGTCTTCGTCGTGGTGGACTCCAGCTCCGGCAAGGTCACCGGCGGTCCGTACATCCAGGCCCGTGGTTCGGGTATCGACGACGCGCGCTTCTCCGAGGTCGTCCCCCGCATCCAGGAGGTCCTGGAGAAGTCGGCGCAGGACGGCGTGGTCGAGCCGCACCAGCTCCAGCAGCTCGTCCGCCGGACTCTCGGCAAGTGGGTCTCCGACCACTACCGCCGGCGCCCGATGATCCTGCCGGTGGTCGTCGAGGTCTGA
- the dapB gene encoding 4-hydroxy-tetrahydrodipicolinate reductase: MSEKLRVAVLGARGRIGSEAVRAVEAAEDMELVAALGRGDALSAVTEAGAQVAVELTTPGSVMENLEFLVGHGVHAVVGTTGWNDERLATLRGWLDASPDTGVLIAPNFSIGAVLTMAFAQQAARYFESVEVVELHHPNKADAPSGTATRTAQLIAAARAEAGLAGQPDATATALDGARGADVDGVPVHAVRLRGLLAHQEVLFGGEGETLTVRHDSLHHSSFMPGILLGARRVGSAPGLTFGLEHFLDLN, encoded by the coding sequence ATGAGCGAGAAGCTGCGGGTGGCCGTGCTGGGCGCCAGGGGCCGGATCGGTTCCGAGGCCGTACGCGCCGTCGAGGCGGCCGAGGACATGGAACTGGTGGCGGCGCTCGGCCGCGGCGACGCCCTGTCGGCGGTCACCGAGGCCGGCGCCCAGGTCGCGGTGGAGCTGACCACCCCCGGTTCCGTCATGGAGAACCTCGAGTTCCTCGTCGGCCACGGCGTTCACGCCGTGGTCGGCACCACCGGCTGGAACGACGAGCGGCTCGCCACGCTGCGCGGCTGGCTCGACGCCTCCCCGGACACCGGGGTCCTCATCGCGCCGAACTTCTCCATCGGCGCCGTGCTCACCATGGCCTTCGCCCAGCAGGCGGCCCGGTACTTCGAGTCGGTGGAGGTCGTCGAGCTGCACCACCCGAACAAGGCCGACGCCCCCTCGGGCACCGCCACCCGCACCGCCCAGCTGATCGCCGCCGCCCGTGCCGAGGCGGGCCTCGCCGGCCAGCCCGACGCCACGGCGACCGCGCTGGACGGGGCGCGCGGCGCCGACGTGGACGGCGTCCCCGTGCACGCCGTGCGGCTGCGCGGTCTCCTCGCCCACCAGGAGGTCCTGTTCGGCGGTGAGGGCGAGACCCTCACCGTCCGCCACGACTCGCTGCACCACAGCAGCTTCATGCCGGGCATCCTGCTCGGCGCCAGGCGGGTGGGGAGCGCTCCGGGGCTCACCTTCGGCCTGGAACACTTCCTCGACCTGAACTGA
- the thyX gene encoding FAD-dependent thymidylate synthase — MSDTPAPDLKPSFRSDVTVELVKHSASDTDVLWAARVSTAGEQSLDELSKDPERSRGLINYLMRDRHGSPFEHNSMTFFISAPIFVFREFMRHRVGWSYNEESGRYRELQPVFYVPDAARKLVQRGRPGKYEFVEGTEEQRELTARTLETTYAQAYDAYQEMLAGGVAREVARAALPVGLYSSMYATCNARSLMNFLSLRTQHELATVPSFPQREIEMVGEQMEARWAELMPLTYAAFNKNGRVGP; from the coding sequence GTGAGCGACACCCCTGCTCCAGACCTCAAGCCCAGCTTTCGCAGCGATGTCACGGTGGAACTGGTCAAGCACAGCGCGAGTGACACGGACGTGCTGTGGGCCGCCCGTGTCTCCACCGCCGGCGAGCAGTCCCTGGACGAGCTGAGCAAGGACCCGGAGCGTTCCCGGGGTCTGATCAACTATCTGATGCGGGACCGCCACGGCAGTCCCTTCGAGCACAACTCGATGACCTTCTTCATCAGCGCTCCCATCTTCGTCTTCCGCGAGTTCATGCGGCACCGGGTGGGCTGGTCGTACAACGAGGAGTCCGGTCGCTACCGCGAGCTCCAGCCTGTCTTCTACGTCCCCGACGCCGCCCGCAAACTCGTCCAGCGGGGCCGGCCCGGGAAGTACGAGTTCGTCGAGGGCACCGAGGAGCAGCGCGAGCTGACCGCCCGCACCCTGGAGACCACGTACGCCCAGGCGTACGACGCCTACCAGGAGATGCTGGCGGGCGGAGTGGCCCGGGAGGTGGCCCGCGCCGCGCTCCCGGTCGGCCTGTACTCCTCGATGTACGCGACGTGCAACGCCCGCTCCCTGATGAACTTCCTCAGTCTGCGCACCCAGCACGAGCTGGCGACGGTGCCCTCCTTCCCGCAGCGCGAGATCGAGATGGTCGGTGAGCAGATGGAGGCCCGCTGGGCCGAGCTGATGCCGCTCACGTACGCCGCCTTCAACAAGAACGGTCGCGTCGGCCCCTGA
- a CDS encoding polyribonucleotide nucleotidyltransferase: protein MENETHYAEAVIDNGTFGTRTIRFETGRLAKQAAGSAVAYLDDDTMVLSATSASKKPKDQLDFFPLTVDVEERMYAAGKIPGSFFRREGRPSEDAILTCRLIDRPLRPSFRKGLRNEIQIVETIMALNPDHLYDVVAINAASCSTQLAGLPFSGPIGGTRVALINGQWVGFPTHTELEDAVFDMVVAGRVLDDGDVAIMMVEAEATEKTIQLVKDGAAAPTEEVVAAGLEAAKPFIKTLCKAQSELAAKAAKPTGEFPIFLDYQDDVLEALADAVETELAQALTIGGKQEREAELDRVKALAAEKLLPQFEGREKEISAAYRALTKELVRRRVIKDKVRIDGRGVTDIRTLAAEVEAIPRVHGSALFERGETQILGVTTLNMLRMEQQLDTLSPVTRKRYMHNYNFPPYSTGETGRVGSPKRREIGHGALAERALVPVLPTREEFPYAIRQVSEALSSNGSTSMGSVCASTMSMLNAGVPLKAPVAGIAMGLISQEIDGETHYVTLTDILGAEDAFGDMDFKVAGTKTFVTALQLDTKLDGIPASVLAAALKQARDARLHILDVMNEAIDVPDEMSPNAPRIITVKIPVDKIGEVIGPKGKMINQIQEDTGADITIEDDGTIYIGAADGPAAEAARATINGIANPTMPEVGERYLGTVVKTTTFGAFVSLLPGKDGLLHISQIRKLAGGKRVENVEDVLGVGQKVQVEIAEIDSRGKLSLIPVIEGEDEKDDASS, encoded by the coding sequence GTGGAGAACGAGACCCACTACGCCGAGGCCGTCATCGACAACGGCACCTTCGGCACCCGCACCATCCGCTTCGAGACGGGCCGCCTGGCCAAGCAGGCCGCCGGCTCCGCCGTGGCGTACCTGGACGACGACACCATGGTGCTGTCGGCCACCTCCGCCTCCAAGAAGCCCAAGGACCAGCTGGACTTCTTCCCGCTGACCGTGGACGTCGAGGAGCGCATGTACGCGGCCGGGAAGATCCCCGGTTCCTTCTTCCGCCGTGAGGGCCGGCCCTCCGAGGACGCGATCCTCACCTGCCGCCTGATCGACCGGCCGCTGCGCCCCTCCTTCCGCAAGGGTCTGCGCAACGAGATCCAGATCGTCGAGACGATCATGGCGCTCAACCCCGACCACCTCTACGACGTGGTCGCCATCAACGCCGCCTCCTGCTCCACGCAGCTGGCCGGCCTGCCCTTCTCCGGCCCGATCGGCGGCACCCGCGTCGCGCTGATCAACGGCCAGTGGGTCGGCTTCCCGACCCACACCGAGCTGGAGGACGCCGTCTTCGACATGGTCGTCGCCGGCCGTGTGCTCGACGACGGCGACGTCGCGATCATGATGGTCGAGGCCGAGGCCACCGAGAAGACCATCCAGCTGGTCAAGGACGGCGCCGCCGCCCCGACCGAAGAGGTCGTCGCCGCCGGTCTGGAAGCCGCCAAGCCGTTCATCAAGACGCTCTGCAAGGCCCAGTCCGAGCTGGCCGCCAAGGCCGCCAAGCCCACCGGTGAGTTCCCGATCTTCCTGGACTACCAGGACGACGTGCTCGAGGCCCTCGCGGACGCCGTGGAGACCGAGCTCGCCCAGGCGCTGACCATCGGCGGCAAGCAGGAGCGCGAGGCCGAGCTGGACCGCGTCAAGGCCCTCGCCGCCGAGAAGCTGCTCCCGCAGTTCGAAGGCCGCGAGAAGGAGATCTCCGCGGCCTACCGCGCGCTGACCAAGGAACTGGTCCGCCGCCGCGTCATCAAGGACAAGGTCCGCATCGACGGCCGCGGTGTCACGGACATCCGTACGCTCGCCGCCGAGGTCGAGGCCATCCCGCGCGTGCACGGCTCGGCGCTGTTCGAGCGTGGCGAGACCCAGATCCTGGGCGTCACCACCCTCAACATGCTGCGCATGGAGCAGCAGCTCGACACCCTCTCCCCGGTGACGCGCAAGCGCTACATGCACAACTACAACTTCCCGCCGTACTCCACCGGCGAGACCGGCCGCGTCGGCTCCCCGAAGCGCCGCGAGATCGGTCACGGCGCCCTCGCCGAGCGCGCCCTGGTCCCGGTCCTGCCGACCCGCGAGGAGTTCCCCTACGCGATCCGCCAGGTCTCCGAGGCCCTCAGCTCCAACGGCTCCACGTCGATGGGCTCGGTCTGCGCCTCCACCATGTCGATGCTGAACGCCGGTGTGCCGCTCAAGGCCCCCGTCGCCGGTATCGCCATGGGCCTGATCTCCCAGGAGATCGACGGCGAGACGCACTACGTCACCCTCACCGACATCCTCGGTGCGGAGGACGCCTTCGGCGACATGGACTTCAAGGTCGCCGGCACCAAGACCTTCGTCACCGCGCTCCAGCTCGACACCAAGCTCGACGGCATCCCCGCCTCGGTCCTGGCCGCCGCGCTGAAGCAGGCCCGCGACGCCCGCCTCCACATCCTCGACGTGATGAACGAGGCCATCGACGTCCCGGACGAGATGTCCCCCAACGCCCCGCGGATCATCACCGTCAAGATCCCCGTGGACAAGATCGGCGAGGTCATCGGCCCCAAGGGCAAGATGATCAACCAGATCCAGGAGGACACCGGCGCCGACATCACGATCGAGGACGACGGCACCATCTACATCGGTGCCGCCGACGGCCCGGCCGCCGAGGCCGCCCGCGCCACGATCAACGGCATCGCCAACCCGACCATGCCGGAGGTCGGCGAGCGCTACCTGGGCACGGTCGTCAAGACCACCACCTTCGGTGCCTTCGTCTCCCTGCTCCCCGGCAAGGACGGTCTGCTGCACATCTCGCAGATCCGCAAGCTCGCCGGCGGCAAGCGCGTGGAGAACGTCGAGGACGTCCTCGGCGTCGGCCAGAAGGTCCAGGTCGAGATCGCCGAGATCGACTCCCGCGGCAAGCTCTCGCTGATTCCGGTCATCGAGGGCGAGGACGAGAAGGACGACGCCTCCTCGTGA
- a CDS encoding DUF397 domain-containing protein, whose translation MGTQQEKDELYALDISGVEWISAPGAEEHEERVEIAYLPGGGVAMRSSLDPDTVLRYTEAEWRAFVLGARDGEFDLK comes from the coding sequence ATGGGGACTCAGCAGGAGAAGGACGAGCTGTACGCGCTGGACATCTCGGGTGTCGAGTGGATCAGCGCGCCCGGGGCCGAGGAGCACGAGGAGCGCGTCGAGATCGCCTATCTGCCGGGCGGCGGCGTCGCCATGCGGTCCTCGCTCGACCCGGACACGGTCCTGCGCTACACGGAGGCCGAGTGGCGCGCCTTCGTACTGGGGGCGCGGGACGGGGAGTTCGACCTCAAGTAG
- a CDS encoding M16 family metallopeptidase, giving the protein MTSRTSRTTARATPARAVARTQTLLPGKDGIGTVRRTTLPGGLRVVTETLPSVRSATFGIWVNVGSRDETPTLNGATHYLEHLLFKGTAKRSALDISAAIDAVGGEMNAFTAKEYTCYYARVLDTDLPLAVDVVCDMLTGSLIAPEDVDAERGVILEEIAMTEDDPGDCVHDLFAHTMLGDTPLGRPVLGTVDTVNALSRDQIARFHKRHYDPTRLVVAAAGNVDHARLVRQVRAAFDRAGALERTDAVPTAPRAGHRTLRATGKVEVLNRRTEQAHVILGMPGLARTDDRRWAMSVLNAALGGGMSSRLFQEVREKRGLAYSVYSYTSGFADCGLFGVYAGCRPSQVDDVLRICRDELGAVADGGLGDDEVSRAIGQLAGSTVLGLEDTGALMHRIGKSELCWGEQMSVDDMLAKIAAVTPDEVREVARDVLGQRPSLSVIGPVKDKQAARLHDVVA; this is encoded by the coding sequence GTGACGTCCCGCACCTCCCGGACGACGGCCCGCGCCACTCCGGCGCGGGCCGTCGCCCGTACCCAAACGCTGCTCCCGGGCAAGGACGGCATCGGCACCGTCCGCCGCACCACCCTCCCCGGCGGGCTGCGCGTGGTCACCGAGACCCTGCCCTCCGTCCGCTCCGCCACCTTCGGCATCTGGGTCAACGTCGGCTCCCGCGACGAGACCCCCACGCTGAACGGCGCCACCCACTACCTCGAACACCTCCTCTTCAAGGGCACCGCCAAGCGCAGCGCCCTCGACATCTCCGCCGCGATCGACGCGGTCGGCGGCGAGATGAACGCCTTCACGGCGAAGGAGTACACCTGCTACTACGCGCGGGTGCTCGACACCGACCTGCCGCTCGCCGTCGACGTGGTCTGCGACATGCTCACCGGCTCCCTGATCGCGCCCGAGGACGTCGACGCCGAGCGCGGCGTCATCCTCGAGGAGATCGCGATGACCGAGGACGACCCGGGCGACTGCGTCCACGACCTGTTCGCCCACACGATGCTCGGCGACACCCCGCTCGGCCGCCCCGTCCTCGGCACCGTCGACACCGTCAACGCCCTCAGCCGCGACCAGATCGCCCGCTTCCACAAGCGGCACTACGACCCGACCCGCCTGGTCGTCGCCGCCGCGGGCAACGTCGACCACGCCCGCCTCGTCCGGCAGGTCCGCGCCGCCTTCGACCGCGCCGGCGCCCTGGAGCGCACGGACGCCGTGCCGACCGCCCCCCGCGCGGGCCACCGCACCCTGCGCGCGACCGGCAAGGTCGAGGTGCTCAACCGCCGCACCGAGCAGGCCCACGTCATCCTCGGAATGCCGGGCCTCGCCCGCACCGACGACCGCCGCTGGGCGATGAGCGTCCTCAACGCCGCCCTCGGCGGCGGCATGTCCTCCCGCCTCTTCCAGGAGGTCCGCGAGAAGCGCGGCCTGGCCTACAGCGTGTACTCGTACACCTCGGGCTTCGCCGACTGCGGCCTCTTCGGGGTGTACGCGGGATGCCGGCCCAGCCAGGTCGACGACGTGCTGCGGATCTGCCGCGACGAACTCGGCGCGGTCGCCGACGGCGGCCTCGGCGACGACGAGGTCAGCCGTGCCATCGGCCAGCTCGCCGGGTCCACCGTCCTCGGCCTGGAGGACACCGGCGCCCTCATGCACCGCATCGGCAAGAGCGAGCTGTGCTGGGGCGAGCAGATGTCGGTCGACGACATGCTGGCCAAGATCGCCGCGGTCACCCCGGACGAGGTCCGCGAGGTGGCCCGCGACGTCCTGGGGCAACGGCCCTCCCTGTCCGTCATCGGGCCGGTCAAGGACAAGCAGGCCGCGCGCCTGCACGACGTGGTCGCCTGA
- the dapA gene encoding 4-hydroxy-tetrahydrodipicolinate synthase yields MAPTSTPQTPFGRVLTAMVTPLTADGALDIDGARRLATHLVDAGNDGLVLNGTTGESPTTSDAEKTELIRAVLDAVGDRAHIVAGVGTNDTRHSVELARAAEAAGAHGLLTVTPYYNKPPQEGLYRHFTAIADATGLPVMLYDIPGRSGVPINTETLVRLAEHPRIVANKDAKGDLGRASWAIARSDLAWYSGDDMLNLPLLSVGAVGFVSVVGHLVTPELRALLEAHVSGDVQKATEIHQRLLPVFTGMFRTQGVITTKAALQRLGLPGGPLRLPLVELSAEETAQLTIDLAAGGVQLQSSDFTTA; encoded by the coding sequence ATGGCTCCGACCTCCACTCCGCAGACCCCCTTCGGGAGGGTCCTCACCGCCATGGTCACGCCGCTGACGGCGGACGGCGCGCTCGACATCGACGGCGCCCGGCGTCTCGCCACCCACCTGGTGGACGCCGGCAACGACGGACTGGTCCTCAACGGCACCACCGGCGAGTCCCCGACCACCAGCGACGCGGAGAAAACCGAGCTGATCCGGGCCGTGCTCGACGCGGTCGGCGACCGGGCGCACATCGTCGCCGGTGTCGGCACCAACGACACCCGCCACAGCGTCGAGCTGGCCAGGGCCGCCGAGGCGGCCGGAGCCCACGGCCTGCTGACGGTCACGCCGTACTACAACAAGCCCCCGCAGGAGGGCCTGTACCGCCACTTCACGGCCATCGCGGACGCCACCGGCCTGCCGGTCATGCTCTACGACATCCCCGGCCGCAGCGGCGTCCCGATCAACACGGAGACCCTGGTCCGCCTGGCCGAGCATCCGCGCATCGTGGCCAACAAGGACGCCAAGGGCGACCTGGGCCGCGCCAGCTGGGCCATCGCCCGCTCGGACCTCGCCTGGTACTCCGGCGACGACATGCTGAACCTCCCGCTCCTGTCGGTGGGCGCGGTCGGTTTCGTCTCGGTCGTCGGCCACCTGGTCACCCCGGAGCTGCGCGCGCTGCTCGAGGCGCATGTGAGCGGCGACGTCCAGAAGGCCACCGAGATCCACCAGCGCCTGCTCCCCGTCTTCACCGGGATGTTCCGCACCCAGGGCGTCATCACCACCAAGGCCGCCCTTCAGCGGCTCGGACTGCCCGGCGGGCCGTTGCGCCTGCCGCTGGTCGAGCTGTCCGCGGAGGAGACCGCGCAGCTCACCATCGATCTCGCCGCGGGCGGGGTGCAGCTCCAGTCCTCAGACTTCACAACTGCATAG